DNA from Macadamia integrifolia cultivar HAES 741 chromosome 12, SCU_Mint_v3, whole genome shotgun sequence:
CAATGGTTGGAAGATCCTCTTTTGGAAGGATTTTTGGTGCTTGGAGGACCCTTATTGGTGGTGTAGTATTCAACCCTTGCCGTTGACaaagaatatttttttgaaGATGCACCTAACTATATTACGTCTAAGCCAGGTCTCCATAAGAATCTTTGTGACTGAGTACATAGTTTGGTCATGTACTCACTTACTCACTGCTAAATCAAGGGAAAACAGGACAGGTATAGAAGACTAAGGACACATCAAAACTTCAGGCTGTTATAGAGTTGCtctcaataaaattttcattctccTTATTTTCATCCTCCTGTTCTCACTGCTTTGGTATGCAAGAAAGGCATCACCTCCTGGATCCAGCTCTTTCTTAAACTGTATGCCATGATATTCATGTATCATTCCTACTATCAATCATCCAAATCAGAAGCACAGATAATCATAAATGTTTGCTTTGCCTTCAAGATGAGTTTTATTTGGGTATATGGGGCAGCTTGATCAATCTTTTGAACACCtggtcatagttgtcaaggcgtcgccttggcgtccaggcggtttgcctggggcctaggcgacagccgccttgttgcactgcatgtcgccttctgtttcggcacttatttatgccaaatatcattcaagtaaatgtttttaatatttgttatttcatttacttaagatattattcataaataagcaaataccccctatttgaatccaataaaaatagtttaaaaatcaaattccaaaaggataaaaagtcaaccccccagtccaagaacaaaaattggattttggttatagggacgattttcaacttttaaatgctagggttttctcaattatgaaaattttataaattctatcatgttaaaacattgctaaaaaccaaaagtccggtaaaaaaatattttgttttgatattcataaaattattttcattcaggcgattttaacagtattcgcgcacttaaaaataagtttgactgaagcattactttgtcattgcaactcagatttaagtaatcttagacttgtttgaaagctggttttatattataactaatacaaaaagtctcatgtaaaaataaaatcatttgaccagtcaaacttattatagaataagagcatttctctaaatattgattttttataacttaatatgacttaatgttaattttttatggtttgatgtggctaaatgttgatttttaatgacttgatgtggcttaatcttgattttttatgatacaaggtatatataacttactaaataatgttagaaaataggaaaaataaaaaataacacttgttcgcctagttcgccctaaggcgggcgccttctcacctaagcgcttagacaaccctctaccgccttggttcgccttggcgccgtgacaactatgcaccTGGTAAAATCAGATGTGGAATCCTTTGCTACTAGCCTACCATCTGCAGTCATCTGGTCAAATAGGAACTATAGGACCTTTGAGCTGCACCTTTTGCTAGTGTATAGGATTGTTGCCAATGCAATCTTTCTGAGCCTTCTTTGTTGAAGATTATGGGAATATGACCATGAGTGATAGTGCAAAGTGGATCTCCATTTCTGCATAGTTTTTGGGCTTGTCTTGTATTTGAGGTGGAAGTTCAGTTCAGTACAGTAGATCTCTTTGTACCTTTACTTTGAGGTGGTTCTTTAGTATACAAGCTGAGAGTCTGAGACATAGTCACAGCATTCCCAGGGAATTTAAATTTTTGAGGGGCAGACATGGGAAGGGGACCAGCTCACTGAATGGATAGTCTTCTGTAGTCCAAGTTTGTATCGCAGTCAGAGAAGTGCAGTTGTGTAGTCTACACATAGATAGATTCTCATGGAATGGCAGCCACTGACTGACGAAGGAAATCCCTTTGTGCTCACAGGAAGTCCCTGTGCTCCCATAGCTAAACACGAAGATTCAAATTTTGGTAGGAATACAAAAGAATGAGAGGGATTATCTGTTATTAAAAGATGGACTGACCCTCACAACGTGGTGCCTACTCTTGGGCCAgtggaagaatgatgtggccaattTGAACCATTGGATGATACTAGGAGGAAACTTGAGTCTTATATTGCATAAATCTTATCTTACAACTGAAGGGGTATTGCCCTTTTATAGACCCACTCACGAGTCACGACAGACGGACTTTAAGCTAGCACAAATCCACGGACTTCAAACTATTACAAACCCACACTTTCAGAGAGTTCCGGATTTCACACTAATACAAATCCACACTAACTTATGGTAAAGTAAACAAATACTTAGTCTGAAGAGTAATAATTAGTTGTGTCAGCTGTGGATGCCACGTGGAGACCTGCCATTTCTTCCGCTGATTGATTTACCAGAAATTCAATGTATTGCTGTTGGATGTGGATAATGAGAGGATGACAACCAGTTCAGTTGCTCAAGAAAATTGCACAACAACTTCCTCCACTGCAAATACCTACATCTCTTGTCATCCTCTCATTACCCACATCCAACAGCAGTACATTGAATTTCTGGAAAATCAATCAGCAGAAGAAATGGCAGGTCTCCACGTGGCATCCACAGCTGACACTACTGATTATACTCTTTCAGATTAAATATCTGTTTACTTTACCAAAAGTTAGTGTGGATTTGTATTACTGTGAAATCCAGAACCCTCCGGAAGTGTGGATTTGTGCTAGCTTAAAGTCCGTGTGTCGTGAGTGGGTCTATAAAAGGGCAGTCCCCCTTCAGTTGTAAGAGAAGACTTGTGCAATATAAGACTCAATTTTCCTCCCTTGACTGGTGACATGTCAAAGTTGGTGGCCCAAGTCAACCATATGATGACACACCTTTTAGTGGACTATACCCTTGTAATTTCAGTCAAACTGCCTTGCTCGTTTCTTGACTTTATGATTATTTTCCAAGGATATGTTTTGCATTTGGCTGGAAATTTGACAGGTTGCATAGAAGAGATGGACCTATTTGTTCACCAATCCAGGTGTCATGTAGCACTGTAGCAGTTGGAGGCCACCTATAGTCCTAGGCCTAGCAAAAAATGCAATCTAGGCCAACATTATGAGACTACTTACTAGTTTATTTGAGGCTGCTGGTCAACCCAATCTTGTTTCATGCAACAAAATTTTTGTCTACTTGCCAGGATGGTGATGAATTTTCTGCCTGATGAGTGCCAAAATTAATTATCTTGCAATGTTAAATTATTAAAACTAgataaatatattaatatgaaaacaaaattaatatatatcCTTGTGCTAATTTGAATCCTCATCAGTTGAGTTTTATCCTTTTTGTCCTTTGAATGTAAAGATTGGATTTGCTCATCATTAAGGTTCAGCTTGGATCGTGAAAGTCCACACAGAAAGTAATTGCTTGATTTACATTAGATATGTAAGTTACATAACAATTGGATCTGGTCCACCTTTTGGGGTTTGATTGCTATAATGATGTGAAATTGGTAGCCTCTTTAGGAATTTGATCTGCCAGCTGGACTACTCTTGCCGAATTAAATGCAAATCAGACCAATTTGTATTTAGACTCTCGTGATCAAACTCCTCATGAAGGAAGGGGAGAGGAAGAGATTAAGAGAACCTTGCTGGCACAGTACATTCTATTTTGTTTAATCAGTATGCATGCCAAAAGTGAAATCTTTCTTACAAGATGCTGTATGTCTCTTTTGGTATTTTTACCAGTTAAGTGTTTGAAACTTTTGACCGACTGCCAATACAATAATTTCTTTAGGTCCTCCACTACTTGGAAACTCTAAGACCTCATCAACTGCTTGAGCAGATGGTTTGCACTGCCTTCAAAGTATCCTCTGACACTCTTAGTCAGACCTCTTTTGGTGGTCTAAAACAGATGACGACCAGAATGGATCAGCTGTACCTGACAATAGCATCCATTTTGAAGCCTTTGCAAGGTGCATACTGTCTTCCCATTTATCTGCATCTTGTTTGCAGTTAGCATTTCTCACATAGTGCAAGATTTTCTGAGTTCTACTGATGTATGTGTGGATAACAGCAAATGTCTTGCCTGAGAAGGTTGAGATGATAGATGACCTGAGGAGATTATGTGTCATCTTTGAACATGTGGAGAAGCTTCTAATCCTTGCAGCTTCCATGCATCGTAAGCTATCTCAAGCACCACGTCTTTCAGAAGCAAGTTTCAGTGACTGTTACAGTTATTATAGCCCAAGAATGGGAACAGGCAAATTAGAGAGCAACATTCGGAAGGTAAATGCCACAGAAGTATCTTTGGTGATAAGATTCTTTGCATTCCCATCTTGTAGGGCTGTAAATATGGTCAATAAGAAGAGTGCAGATTTATGTGCTGTGTGGAACCAATCATATGATAAACATTAAGGAGATCAACCACATTATTCTAATGAGTGGCTGGCATAGTTGTCTTGGCGTTGCCTAGGCATCCATGCTTTTCCgagtttacattgatttatgtttattgctttgttttttgatgaatatgcttatactatgtcatatgtttttttattatatgttggtttCCTCATATTAAGTCATTACtggcataattatatcatattgtatTGATATGTTTTCTATGTTATATTTAAGCATAATAATATAAACTCATCGTTGCTATATTACTTTTGgagaagtgaggaaagacatgcatagtttaggtttgtccaagtatgaccttgaataaATATGATTGAAGAGCaagaatccatgtagctgaccccatttaggtgagatTTTACTGATTTTTTGTGTTGTATCTTTTTACTTTTACTCTTCGTTTTCTGTCTTTGATTGGGCCCATATAGccgactccatttagttgggataaggttgagttgtttgtttgtttgtttgtttatgaTTGCTATTACATATACTGAACACCTAGGGCGCCTTGGCACCGAGATGCTCATCCAAGGCCTTGGGGCACCTAATCACTTTGACAACCATGATGAACAGTCAGAAGTATCTGATCTGTAACATTATTTTGTTGGTCATGAGGGCCACAGCATGGAGATGCGGATTAAAGTCTAAGGGCAGGCACCTTgtgccgaaaaaaaaaaaaaaaaagatgacccAATTCGTCCCTCCCAGGGCCCCATGTAAGCAGGACTGCACCAGGTTCCAGTCTCTTTCTCTGAATAATATCATAAAGGTCTAGAGAAGTATACTCATCGGATAGTTTCTTGACTTGGGTATTGATTTTGGCTGATGCTTCTACATGCGTCTGTGATATCTACAGACCATATTCATCAGGGTGAATGGGGTTTTAGTACATCCCTTAATCacaaaaattttaggaaattttgtAGTATTGTCTGATTTACTGATCTCACTGACCATTTCTGAATGACCAAAATTATTCATTAACAAATAACTAAATCAATggctgtctttttttttcccccttctggGGGGTGGGGTAGAAATGGCTGTCTATTTCAATGAATGGACTGGATGGTCCGATCCAAAcactttttctttattattttttttacctatTATGTATTGCTTGCCATTTCGCAGACCAGCATTCTAATCCAAATGGTCAGACCtgtgatttttaaaaatatagGACGGTTCAGGATGGTCAAGGGTCCTGTCAGGCATCCTGAACCATCCTAGATGTCCTTACCAATCATTCTAGACCTTCTCACATGGGCAAAAATGGAATACTTGGTGGGCAGCCGGGACAGCCACCAGTCGTTCCCTTCAAACACTGCATCAGACAATTGAGAACTAATACCAAATTGTCCGGGTTCTTGTCCATCTTAAAAATAGGACTTATTATCTCGTGGTTATGGTTCTTGCTTAGGAATTCAATACGAAGCAACAGGTGCGGAGGTATGAGAGACACATTGTGGAGAATCTGTTTACACCACCTACAGCCAACCAATCATGGAGAAAAGTTCTAAGCATGGGCAATCTTCTTAATGGCCATGAGCCGGTTGTGAGGGAAATCATTTTCTTCATACAGGATAGCATGAGCCATGATCATTACGGGGATCGGAGGAGCCCCCACGAAGATATCGAGACACATCGGATGTACATATGTGGAACATCTAATGATCTCCGGGTAGCACATTCTGTTACCTCATGTGATTAATCTTTCTAGCATTTCTTATTGTCATTCTAATGTAATTATCTATTGATAGATTTGTTTCTTATGTTTATTtagttgaaataaattgaagaaCATTTTTGAAAGACTCATTATCATTTTTGTTTAATCGATATAGATTGAATAAATATATAGAACACaaacaaaaaaagtaaataTGATGCAGAGCAAAGCCTTGAATCAAGCATAAAAATTCTCTTGAGGCATGACTAGGCAGAATTAATGTAAGATCTACAAACTGTGCAACTTGTTCTTGGAACCAGAAATTATTTGCATTTCAGTGTACCGCAAAGTGAAAATGTTCTTgctggcatggccatgttctcTGAGCTAAATTTACAGTCTATTTTTGGGATTTGGAGTCCTCGGAAGCTCCTGTAACCTGGACTTGAAGTAtgtgaaagagagaaaaagaaccaATAGAACTAGAAGAATGCTTTGTCAAGCCTGCTGCCTGGGTTTATTGAGGATTTGGATTATCAACTTTAGACAACATGTTCAGAATAGGCTAGGCATTTGGAAAAACATAGACCTAAGAACCCTAGTAGAATGAGGATGATGTGTCAGAAATAGTCGGGATAGCTCAGCTGGTAGAGCAGAGGACTGAAAATCTTGTCCCAGTCAAATCTGGTTCTGGCACATGGTTAATTTCTAGAATTAGAATAGATACCCATACAAATTCATTGATATGGATCGACATACATGTTCATTAAGTCATGATTATACCATTATTGTCTTAGGCTGGCAGAACATTCCTCACTAAATCTGTTCTGCAACACTTTCCCACCTACATGANATCCTGACCGTTGATGATGCACCTTCCACGTGTCGCTcgctgcacctagcaaaacatggaacaaCAGAAGATCAGAAcaatagaggatttttatccgggggggggggggggggagcagtAGGATTTGTCTCATAAAGCTGAAATATATTTAAGTCCCTTGGATCGGCGCCAAAATAACTTGATCAAACATGGTTTAGTCATATGGAATCTTCGGTGCTTGTTCAGGTGTACGTATGAACCACACAAGCTGAGAAGATCCAGTGTATTGCCACAGCCTGATCCTTGATGCTCCTGACCAATAAGAAAGGTCGTAGGATCATCTTCTCCATCGGTGTCAGCGCAAAAACACTCTAGCCCTCAGAACAGGATCTGAGCCACATGGCTGAATCCCAACCATCGATTTCAAATAACCAGAATATGCCTTATTACAATCAGCCGCTATTGCCGTCAAACCTTTGTGCTAAAGGCCCCTTAGTGcgaatttagaaaaattacaaagaGCTGCCTCAAACTATAACAATAAATGATGAAAACCACTACCAACACCGAGAGCTTTTGCCAATTCTAGATTTGGGATTTTCGGACCAATTTCACGAAAAcggccataacttcttcataagACTTAGGATTAAGTAAAAATGAAAAGGGTATGAACCACGACTCGATGGTCTACAAATTTTCAAAAGAC
Protein-coding regions in this window:
- the LOC122057503 gene encoding uncharacterized protein LOC122057503 — protein: MIGQSPSTSWRLRTKGDFIHAPSLLSVLCASMVLHYLETLRPHQLLEQMVCTAFKVSSDTLSQTSFGGLKQMTTRMDQLYLTIASILKPLQANVLPEKVEMIDDLRRLCVIFEHVEKLLILAASMHRKLSQAPRLSEASFSDCYSYYSPRMGTGKLESNIRKEFNTKQQVRRYERHIVENLFTPPTANQSWRKVLSMGNLLNGHEPVVREIIFFIQDSMSHDHYGDRRSPHEDIETHRMYICGTSNDLRVAHSVTSCD